Part of the Georgenia sp. TF02-10 genome, GCCGGTGCGGACGGTGGAGGTCAGCCTGGGCGCGGGCACGGTCCGGGCCACGGGGCCGGCCCGGCCCGCCGACGTGGGCGGGCCCGCCGAGCAGGCGCCGGTGCTGCGGGCGGTGGGGTAGTGGCCGTCTCCCACGCCGCGCCGACGGCGGCCGGTGCACCTGCTACGACCGTCGCGCCGACGGCGGCCGGTGCACCCGCGCCGCCCGGTACGCCCCCGCTGTCGCCGAGCGGCCCGCCCGCCCAGGCCCTGCGCCGGGCGGTCGTGTGGGTCCCGGACTGGCCGGTCGCCGCGGCCGTCGCCGAGGGGGCCGTCCCGCCGGACGCCCCCGTGGCGGTCCACGACGGGCGCGGGGTGGTGGTGACCTCCGCCGCCGCCCGGGCCGCGGGGGTGCGCCGTGGCATGCGCCGGCGCACCGCCCAGCAGTTGTGCCCCGAGCTCGCGCTCCTCGGCGTGGACGAGGTCCGGGACGCCCGCGCCTTCGAGCCCCTCGTCCAGGTCGTGGAGACGGTGGTGGCCGGCGTCGAGGTGGTCCGTCCCGGCCTGGTCGTCATGGCCGCCCGGGGGCCCACGCGGCACCTGGGCTCGGAGGAGGCGCTGGCCGAGACGCTCGTCGGCGTCCTGGCCGAGGAGGCGGGGGCGGAGTGCCAGGTCGGCATCGGCGACGGCATGCTCACCGCCGTCCTGGCCGCCCGGCGCGGCGTCGTCGTCCCCCCGGGGCAGGCGGCCGCCGTCGCCTTCCTCGCCCCCCAGGACGTCGGCATGGTCGGCCACGCCGTCGCCGACCGCGGGTCCCGCGCGGAGGTCGCCGAGCTCGTCGACCTCCTGCGGCGCCTGGGCCTGCGCACGCTGGGCGCCCTGGCGTCGCTGGCGCCCGGCGACGTCGCCGCCCGCTTCGGCGGGCTGGGGCTGACCGCGCAGCGCCTGGCCCGCGGGCTGGACGGACGCCCGGTGGTCGCCCGCCGCCCCGAGCAGGACGTCGTCGCCGCCGCCGACCTCGACCCGCCGGCCGACCGGGCCGACGTCGCCGCCTTCGCCGCCCGCGGCCTGGCCGAGCAGCTGGCCGAGCGGATGCTGCGGCGCGGGGTGGTCTGCGGCCGCCTCCAGGTCGAGGCCCGTACCGAGGACGGGACCACGCTGACCCGCACCTGGGCCCTGGACGGCGCCCCCACCGCCCGCGAGCTCACTGACCGGGTCCGCTGGCAGCTCGAGGGGTGGCTCGCCGGGCGCAGCGGCCGGCCGCCCGCGGCGCCGCTGGTCCACCTCGCCCTGACCGCCCAGGAGGTCAGCCCCGCCGGGGCGGTGCAGGACGGGCTGTGGGGCCGGGCCCGGCGCGGGCAGGCCCAGGCGGACCGGGCGGCGCTGCGCGTCCAGGGCCTGCTGGGGCCCGACGGCGTGCTCGCCCCGGTGCTCCAGGGCGGCCGCGACCCGCGCTCGACCACCCGGCTCGTCGTCTGGGGGGACGAGGCGGCCCCGCTGCGCCGGACCGACGCCCCCTGGCCGGGGCAGCTGCCCAGCCCGTCGCCGGCCACGGTGCCGGCCGAGCCCGTGCCCGTGGAGGTGGCCGACGACGGCGGGGCGCCCGTGCGGGTGGACGCCCGCGGCCTGGCCAGCGCCGCCCCGGCCCGGGTGCGGCTGCCCGCCGCCGAGCCGGGGACGACGGCGTGCTGGCCGGCCGGGGAGCGGACGGTGACCGGCTGGGCCGGGCCCTGGCCGGTGACCGAGCGCTGGTGGGCGAGCGACCGGCGGCGCCGGGCCTACCTCCAGGTGTCCCTGGCCGACGCGCCGGCCCTGCTGCTCGTGCTGGAGGAGGGGTCCTGGTGGGTGGAGGGCGTCTACGACTGATCGGACGAGCGGGTGGTCCGTGGGCGGGGGGCTGACTGCCCGAGGCACACCGGCGTAGATTCGTCGGCACGGTCGACGCTTGGAGGTGGCGGCGTGCCGAAGGGCGAGGTCGAGGACGTGCCGTGCGCCGGCCACGGCGAGGACCCCGCGACCGAGGCGGTGGGACCCGTCTTCGTGGCCGCCGACCTCATCGGATGGCTGGGCGTGAGCCGGCAGGTGATCGACGAGCGGGTCCGGCGCCGCGACCTGCTGGCCCTGCGGACCTCTGACGGCTCAACCGTGTACCCGGAGTGGCAGTTCGACGTGGACGGTGCCGTGCTCCCCGGTGTCGGTGCTGCGCTCCGAGCGCTGAGCCAGGGCGGGATGGACGACCTGACGCACCTGCTGTGGTTCGCCGGCGAGAACCCTGAGCTCGGCGGCAGCAGCGCCGCCGCATGGCTCACCGAGAAGCGCGACCCCGGCGCGGTGGTCCGGGCCGCCCAGCACACCGCCGCCGGGTGGCGCCGGTAGCCCTAACAGAACACATGTTCGATATGATCAAGCGGTGTCCACCGTCCCCTACGCCGAGCTGCACGCGCACTCGGCCTTCAGCTTCCTCGACGGCGCGAGCCTGCCGGAGGAGCTCGCCGCCGAGGCGGCCCGGCTGGCCCTGTCGGGCCTGGCCCTGACCGACCACGACGGCCTCTACGGGGTGGTGCGCCTGGCCGAGGCCGCCCGCGCCCTCGCCCTGCCCACCGTGCTGGGCGCCGAGCTGAACCTGGGCACCACCGGCCGGGCCGGGGCGCACGAGGGCCCGGGCGCGGTGGCCGGGATGAGCGGGCGCCCCGACCCCGACGGCACCCACCTGCTCGTCCTCGCCCGCGGGGCCGAGGGCTACCGGCGCCTCGCCCGCGCCCTCGCCCGCGGCCACCTGGACTCCGGGGTGAAGGGCCGGGCGAGCTTCGACCTCGAGGACCTCGCCGCGCAGGCGGGCGGGGAGTGGCTGGTGCTCACCGGCTGCCGCAAGGGCGCGGTGCGCCGGGCCCTGGCGGGCGGGGGGACCGCCGCCGGGACCGGCGGCGGGACCGCGGCCGGGACCGCCGACGGCGGGGCCGCCGTCGGCGGGCCGAGCGACGGCGTCCGGGCGGCCCGCGCCGAGCTGGACCGGCTCACCGCGCTGTTCGGCCGGGACAACGTCGCGGTGGAGATCACCGACACCGGCGCCCCCCTGGACTCGGCCCGCAACGACGTCCTGGCCGAGCTCGCCGCCGCGGCGGCCCTGCCGCTGGTCGCCACCGGCGCCGTGCACTGCGCCCGGCCGGCCGACCAGCCCCTCGCCGACGTCCTGGCCGCCACCCGGGCCCGGGCGACCCTGGCGGAGATCGACGGCTGGCTCCCCACCGCCCCGGCCCACCTGCGCTCGGGGGCCGAGATGGCCGCCCGGCACCACCGCCACCCCGGGGCGGTGCCCGCCGCGGCGGCGCTGGCCGCCGAGTGCGCCTTCGACCTCCAGCTCGTCGCCCCGGACCTGCCCCCGTACCCCGTCCCGCCCGAGCACACCGAGGCCACCTGGCTGCGCGAGCTGACCTACCGCGGCGCCGCCGAGCGCTACGGCCCGCGCGGGGCTGAGCGTGTCCCGGGCGCCTACGAGATGATCGAGCACGAGCTGGACATCATCACCCGGCTGCACTTCCCGGGGTACTTCCTCATCGTCCACGAGATCGTCCAGTTCTGCCGGGAGCAGCGGATCCTGTGCCAGGGCCGCGGCTCGGCCGCGAACTCCGCCGTCTGCTTCGCCCTGGGCATCACCGCGGTGGACGCCGTCCAGCACCGGCTGCTCTTCGAGCGGTTCCTCTCCCCGGGACGCTCCGGCCCGCCGGACATCGACCTGGACATCGAGTCCGGCCGGCGGGAGGAGGTCATCCAGCACGTCTACGCCCGCTACGGGCGCGAGCACGCCGCCCAGGTGGCCAACGTGATCTCCTACCGGCCCCGCTCGGCGGTGCGCGACGCCGCCCGGGCCCTCGGCTACGACGTCGGCCAGCAGGACGCCTGGTCCAAGAGCATCGAGCGGTGGGGGAGCCTGCGCCCCGCCGACGCCGGCCGCCGCGGCGCCCCCGGGCGCCGTCGGGAGGGCCCGGCGCGGGACGGTCCGGGACGGGACGAGCCGGCCCCCGCCCCGGCCGGGGATCTCGACGGCATCCCCGCGCCGGTCCTGGACGTCGCCGAGCAGATGCTGCGCCTGCCCCGCCACCTGGGCATCCACTCCGGCGGCATGGTCCTGTGCGACCGGCCGGTCATCGAGGTGTGCCCGGTGGAGTGGGCCACCATGCCCGGGCGCACCGTGCTGCAGTGGGACAAGGACGACTGCGCCGACGCCGGGCTGGTGAAGTTCGACCTGCTCGGCCTGGGGATGCTCACCGCGCTGCGGATCGCCTTCGACGCCATCAACGCCGCCGCCCCGGCCGGGGCGGCCGAGCTCGGGCTGCACTCCCTGCCCCAGGAAGACCCGGCGGTGTACGACCTGCTCTGCGCGGCGGACACGGTCGGGGTCTTCCAGGTGGAGTCCCGCGCGCAGATGGCCACCCTGCCGCGGCTGCGGCCGCAGTGCTTCTACGACATCGTCGTCGAGGTCGCGCTGATCCGGCCCGGCCCCATCCAGGGGGACTCGGTCAACCCCTACCTCAACCGCCGCCGCGGCCGGGAGGCGGTCACCTACCTCCACCCCCTCCTCGAGCCGGCGCTGGCCAAGACCCTCGGCGTGCCGCTGTTTCAGGAGCAGCTCATGCAGATCGCCATCGACGTCGCCGGGTTCACCCCCGCCGAGGCCGACCAGCTGCGCAAGGCCATGGGGGCCAAGCGCTCGGAGGAGCGGATGGCGGCCCTGCGCGGGCGGCTGCTGGCCGGCATGGCGGCCAACGGGGTGAGCGCGCCGGTGGCCGAGCAGATCTACGACAAGCTCAAGGCCTTCGCCGACTTCGGCTTCCCCGAGTCCCACGCCTTCTCCTTCGCCTACCTCGTCTACGCCAGCGCCTGGCTCAAGGTCCACCATCCCGAGGCGTTCTACGCGGCGCTGCTGGCCGCGCAGCCCATGGGCTTCTACTCCCCGCAGTCCCTGGTGGCCGACGCCCGCCGGCACGGGGTCGCGGTGCAGCGCGCGGACGTCAACGTCTCGGCCGTCCAGGCCACGGTGGAGCGGGTGGGGGAGGCGGGTCCGGCCGACGGCGGGGCGGGTGGCGGCGGGTCGGCCGACGAGGCGGCCGGCGTCGCCCACCTGGTCCACTCCCACCCGGGCCTCGCCGTGCGGCTCGGCCTGGCCCCGGTGCGCGGGGTGGGCGAGCAGACGGCGGAGCGGATCGTCGCCGAGCGGGAGCGAGGCGGCCCCTTCGCCGACCTGCCCGACCTCGCGCGCCGGGTGGACCTCACCGCCGCCCAGCTGGAGGCCCTGGCCACCGCCGGCGCCCTGGGCTGCTTCGGCCTGGAGCGGCGCCAGGCGCTGTGGGCGGCGGGGGCGGTGGCCGGGGAGCACGGGACCCGGCACACGCGGCGGCGCAGCGGGCCCGGCGCCCGCACGGCAGGGACCGGTGGTCGCACCGCCGGGCCGGGCGCCCGCCGGGTGGAGCCCGGTGCCCGGCCGTGGCGCGGCGCCGGCCCGGGGGAGCCCGGGCCCACCTGGTACCAGCCGCCGCTGCCGGGCACCACGGTGGGGGCGGCGGCGCCGGAGCTGCCGGCCATGGCCCCGGTGGAGACCGCCGTCGCCGACGTGTGGGCCACCGGCGTCTCCCCGAGCACCTACCCCACCCAGTTCCGCCGTGCCGAGCTGGCGGCGGCCGGCGTGCTCCCGGTGGCCGACCTGGGCCGCCGGCCACCGGGGGAACGGCTGCGGGTGGCCGGGGTGGTCACCCACCGCCAGCGCCCGCACACCGCCGCCGGGGTGACGTTCCTGTCCCTGGAGGACGAGACCGGCCTGCTCAACGTCGTGTGCTCGGCGGGCCTGTGGGCCCGGTACCGGAAGGTGGCCCGGACCGCCGCCGCGCTCGTCGTGCGCGGGGTCCTGGAACGGGCCGACGGCGTGACGAACCTGGTGGCGGACCGGATCGAGCCGCTGAGCCTGGCCGTGCCGGCCACCTCCCGGGACTTCCGCTGAGCATCGAGCGCCGGAGGCCTCGGCCGTCCGCGAGCTCCGCCCTCAGGCCGTCCGCCGAGCTCCACCCAGGCCGTCCGCCGAGCCCGCGCCACCCCGGGCCGCCCGCCGCCGTCCCTCGGCCAGCCTGCGCGGGCACCCACCGCCGCGCTCAGTACCGGCCCGGCTCCTCGCCGTCGGGCTGGCCATACCTGCGCATGGCCGAGTAGACCGCCCAGACCACCGCCAGCAGCGGGATGGCGACGATCGCCCCGAGCAGCCCGGCGAGGAAGGTTCCGGCCGTGACACCGAGGGCCACCACCACCGGGTGCAACGAGACCTGCCGGCCCATGACGAGGGGCTCGAGGATGTGACCCTCGATCTGCCCGATGAGCGCGACCCCGACCGTGACGATGATCGCGGCGATGAACCCCTCCGCGGCCAGCGCCACCACCGCGGCGACGATCATCGCCAGCGGGGCACCGATGAGCGGGATGAACGCGCCGATGAACACCAGGACCGACAGCGGCGCGGCGAGCGGCACCCCGACGACCGTGAGGAGGATGAACGCCATGACGGCGTCGGCGCTGGCGACGATCATCGTGCCCCGGGCGTAGCCGGAGAAGGTGTACCAGCCGGCGCTGGCTGCGGTGTTCACCCGCTCGCGGCTGCGGGCCGGCAGCTGGCCCAGGAACCACCGCCACATGTGCGCCCCGCGGGCGAGGAAGAAGATGGTGACGAACAGGCCCAGGGCGAGCACGGTGAAGACCAGTGCTACGGCGCCGGCGTTGTTCAGGATCTGCCCGGCGAGGTCGGTGGCGTTCTCCTGGACGTAGGTGGTCGCCTCGTTGACGAGCCCGTTGATCGCGTCGTTGATCTCCGCCTGGGTGAAGTGGAAGGGCAGCGGCCCGTTCTCCAGGAAGTCCAGGATGGTGTTGATGCCCTGGCCGAACCGGTCGGCCAGGAAGTCCCACTGCCCGGCGACGGAGGAGATGACGTAGGTCAGCAGACCGCCCAGGACCGCAAAGCCGCCGAGCAGCGCCAGGGCGGTGGCGAGGGGGCGCGGCATGGCCCGAGACAGCCACGTGACGATCGGGTCCAGCACCGAGGTGATCACCAGGGCGAGGAAGACGGCGATGAACACCGCCTGGATGCGGCTGGTGGCGAAGACGACCAGGCCGACGGCGATGACGATCCCGATGAACAGCCACGCCGACATGCCCCACCGGCGCAGCCACCGGCTGACGTCCCCGTTGCTGTCGGCGGAGGTCCGCTCCGGCATCCGGCGGACCGAGACCCGGCCCGCGACGGTGGGGCGTGGGCCGCCCCGGGTCGTCAGCGGGGCGGCTGGGGTCGGTGGTGCGGCGGGGGGCTGAGCCACGGCCTGGTCCAGCATCTGGGAGCGGGTGGGGCGCCAGACCTGCCGCGCGCGCCGACCGACACGGCTGACCTCGCCGAGGAGCCGGCCGGAGTCGATCCGGAGCCGCCGGCCCGAACGATCGCTCATCGCGCCAGTGTGCCCTACCTCTGGCGCGGTCAGTGGTACACCACCTGGAGGTGCTCGCGAAACCCCGCCGCGTGCCTCAGGTGGGTGTGCTCGCGTCGGGCGGTCAGGCGGCGTCGCCGAGCGAGGGCCTTGACATCGGCGTGGTCGATGAACTGGCCGGCGGACCGGGCGTGGTCTGGCGCAGCCCCGGTGACTTCCATGGCCACCAGCTGCGCGCCCGCCTCGACCCACCGAGGGTCGGGCGGGCGCAGGGCGAGGGCCGTCGTCGCGGCCTTCCTGGCTCCATAGCCGCTGGGCTGCCGTGGTCATTGCCGCACTCGACCCAAGTCAGCAGAAGCCAGAATTTTGGCGCGGTCTTCCCCTGCGGTACTGACTGATGCGTGATGACGGCATGCATCGGATCCAGCTCGACCTGGACGACGAGGAGATGACTCTCCTTGCTCGCGCCGCCGCTCGTATCGGTGCGTCGCGCTCTGAACTGATCCGTCGGGCGATACGCATCCAGTACGGCGAGCAGACAACGCAGACCCGCCTGGCTGCGCTGCACGCTTCCGCGGGGACGTGGCGGGACCGATACTTCACCGGCGCGGATTATGTAGATAAGGTGCGCGGCAATCTGGACGAGCCGTCTTGATAGCTTAGTTCCCTAACCACTTGCAGTTCACTATCAGTTCGGGAGGCCGTCGAGCCGTCGCTCCGACGAGACTCTGCGAGTCCCGGAAGGAACACATGAAGCTTCTCCTCACGTCCGGCGGCATCACCAACACCAGCATCAGCGATGCGCTGGTCGACATGCTCGGCCGGCCGATCGCCGGTTCCACCGCGCTTTGCATCCCCACGGCACAGTGGGGCTTCCCCCGGGACGCGACGGTCCCAGCGCAGGGCTATCTGGACGGGCGCGCGTGGGGTGGCATGACGTCCCTGGGCTGGAAGTCGCTCGGCGTTCTCGAGCTGACTGCGCTCCCCACGATAGGCGAGGAGCAGTGGGTGCCCTGGGTCCAACAGGCCGACGTGCTACTGGTCGCCGGCGGCGAGGCCACGTATCTGTGCCACTGGTTGCGGGCCTCAGGGTTGGCCGACCGCCTCCCGTCGCTGGTTGACACGGTCTGGGTCGGGGTCAGTGCCGGCAGCATGGTGATGACCCCGCGGATCGGCGATGACTTCGTGGAGTGGACGTCCGCGCCCGACGATCGCACCCTCGGCGTCGTGGACTTCTCCATCTTCCCGCACCTCGACGTCTTCGCGGAGAACAGCCTGGCCGAGGCGGAGCGCTGGGCGGCCAGCATCGACGGGCCCGCTTACGCCATCGACGACCAAAGCGCCATCACGGTGCACGACGGCACGGTCGAGGTCGTTTCCGAAGGTCGGTGGGCGGTGCTCACCTCGTAGCCGGCCTGGACGACGGGCGCGGTCCGGTCCCCGGTATACGCGCCGTAAACGACCGAACCGAGGGTCCTAACCAAAGGCTCAACGAAGGGAGCAGCATGTCTCAACCGCGGCCGAGCGCAGTCCCCGAGGTCGCCGACCGTGCGGGGTTTGAGTATGCACTCTTCTGGGGAGGCCTGCCGCGACACGCCGCAGCATTTTCGGAGATCCCGCTGCCCTGGACAGGAGTGAGTTCTTGTCTTATGGCCGCTATAACCAAGCTGCTACGACCGCTGCAATCCGAAGCCGCCGTCGCTGCCAGCGTCTCTCCGGGTCGCCAGGCCCGGGCCGCCGCGGGGAGCCGCTGCTCCGATGACTGCGACTGAGGCACGCTCGCTCGCCTCAGCTCGGGCTCGGCCGGTCACCCCAGCCCGAGCACCTCGGCCAGCTCGACGGCGTCCTGGACGACGCAGCGGGCGCCGTCGGCCTCGGCCGGCCCGCCGTAGCCCCAGGCCACCAGGACGGCGGGGATGCCGTGGGCGGTGGCGCCGTCGACGTCGTGGTGGCGGTCACCGACCATGACCGCCCGCGATGTGTCCGCCCCGGCGGCACGCAGGCCGGCGAGGGCGTCGGCGACGATGTCCGCCTTGGCGCTGCGGGTCTCGTCCGCGGTGGCCCCGCACACGACGGTGAAGTGCTCGGTGAGGCCGTGGCGGTCCAGGATCGGCCTGGCCATCGACAGCATCTTGGACGTCGCCAGCGCGAGCGGCACGCCGGCGGCGTCGAGGTCGGCGACCAGCTCGGCCATCCCCGGGTAGAGCGGTGCGGCGAGCATCCGCGCGGAGTACCGGGAGCGGTAGTCCGCCACCACGGCCTCCAGGTCCTCCGGGCGGACGCCGCCGAAGCGGGTGAGCCCCTCCCGGATGGGTGGGCCGACGAAGGCGAGCAGGTCCGCGGGCGGGGGGTAGCCGAAGGTCGCCAGCGCCTCGGCGATGGCAGTCGTGATGACCGCGGCGGAGTCGGTCAGGGTGCCGTCCAGGTCGAGCAGCACCGCGGAGGGGTTCAGGGCGCGGCCGGCGCAGGGGTCGCAGGGGTTCGGAGCGGTGCCCGGGCCCACAGTGGCCCCAGGGCGCGGAGCGGCGCCGGGGCGCGGAGCGGCGCCGGGGCGCGGGGCGGTACCAGCGTGCGGGGTGGTGCCGGGGGCGAGGGCGGGCATGGGTCTCCGAGATCGACGGCCGGGGTCCCTCCCAGGGTAGGCCGTCAGCGAGAAGGCCCGCCGTGGCGTCCGCCGCCCTGGCGTGGCACGCTGACCTGGCCCAGCCTGCCGGCCGGCCCCGGAGGGGCAGGCCGCTCCACGGAGGAAGGACCACATGGCCAAGCTCGGCTCGCTCATCAAGGTCGCCGCGATGGCCGGACCCACGGTCTGGAAGGTCGTCCAGGCGATGGGACCGACCATCACCAAGATGCGCCGCGACTACCCCGAGGCCTTCGCCGCCGTCGAGAAGCAGGTGGGCCGCCTGGCCGGGAGCCGCAGCGCGGGCAAGGGCCCGGAGGGTCTGCGCAGGCGCATCAACGTGCTGCGCGACCAGACCACCTACCTGGCTGTCTCCGCCGACGGCGCCGCCGAGGTGCGCCGGGTCGAGCAGTGGCGCCGTCAGCTCGACAAGCTCGAGGCATCCCTGCCCCTGCTCGCCGCCATGGGCAAGACGGCCGCCCGCCGCGAGGCCAACCGCATCGGCGAGCGGATCGACGCCCTCTCCGCCGAGGTCCTCAACGCCTACATCGAGGAGCGACGGGACGACGCCGAGCTCGGGCGCTGAGACCGTGCCCGCGATCCGCGCCGCGGACCTGCCCGCCGCCGTCACCCTCGGCACCGGGCAGGGCGGCCTGCCGGTGCTCCGGGTCGCCGGCCGCGACGCCGACGCCGAGGTCTACCTCCACGGCGCCCACGTCACCGCCTGGCGCCCGGCCGGGCAGGACCCGGTGCTCTGGCTGAGCGCGGCGAGCCGGTTCGCGCCGGGCTCGGCGATCCGCGGCGGCGTGCCGATCTGCTTCCCCTGGTTCGGTCCCGCCCCCGGCGGCCGGGCGCCGTCGCACGGCTTCGCCCGGCTGGCCACCTGGCACCTCCTCGACGCCACGGACGACGGCGCCGCCGTCACCCTCGTCCTGGGCCTGACCGACGCCGACGTCACCGACCTGCCCGGCGCGGGGGAGTGGCCGCACCCGTTCACCCTGACCTACACCGTCACCGTCGGCGCCGAGCTCACGCTCGCCCTGACCGTGCAGAACACCGGGCGGGAGCCGGTGGTCCTCGAGGAGGCCCTGCACACCTACCTCGCCGTGCGGGACGTCACCGCCGTGCGGGTGGAGGGTCTCGACGGCGCCGCCTACCTGGACAAGGCCGCCGGTGCCGGGCAGCAGCGCACCCAGCACGGCCCGGTCACCCTCACCGAGGAGACCGACCGGGTCTACCGCTCCACCGCGCCGACGACCGTCGTCGACCCGGCGGCGTCCCGGGCCGTCACCGTGACCAAGGACGGCTCGGCCAGCACCGTGGTGTGGAACCCGTGGGCGGCCAAGGCCGCGGCGCTGCCGGACGTCGCCGACGGCGCCTGGCGATCCATGGTCTGCGTGGAGACCGCCAACGCCCTCGACGACGCGGTCACCCTCGACGCCGGCGCGAGCCACACCATGACCGCGCGGTACGCCGTCGCCGCGCAATGAGACAGCGGAGGTGCAAGCACCGGCGGGCCATGGG contains:
- a CDS encoding DNA polymerase Y family protein — translated: MAVSHAAPTAAGAPATTVAPTAAGAPAPPGTPPLSPSGPPAQALRRAVVWVPDWPVAAAVAEGAVPPDAPVAVHDGRGVVVTSAAARAAGVRRGMRRRTAQQLCPELALLGVDEVRDARAFEPLVQVVETVVAGVEVVRPGLVVMAARGPTRHLGSEEALAETLVGVLAEEAGAECQVGIGDGMLTAVLAARRGVVVPPGQAAAVAFLAPQDVGMVGHAVADRGSRAEVAELVDLLRRLGLRTLGALASLAPGDVAARFGGLGLTAQRLARGLDGRPVVARRPEQDVVAAADLDPPADRADVAAFAARGLAEQLAERMLRRGVVCGRLQVEARTEDGTTLTRTWALDGAPTARELTDRVRWQLEGWLAGRSGRPPAAPLVHLALTAQEVSPAGAVQDGLWGRARRGQAQADRAALRVQGLLGPDGVLAPVLQGGRDPRSTTRLVVWGDEAAPLRRTDAPWPGQLPSPSPATVPAEPVPVEVADDGGAPVRVDARGLASAAPARVRLPAAEPGTTACWPAGERTVTGWAGPWPVTERWWASDRRRRAYLQVSLADAPALLLVLEEGSWWVEGVYD
- a CDS encoding error-prone DNA polymerase, with translation MSTVPYAELHAHSAFSFLDGASLPEELAAEAARLALSGLALTDHDGLYGVVRLAEAARALALPTVLGAELNLGTTGRAGAHEGPGAVAGMSGRPDPDGTHLLVLARGAEGYRRLARALARGHLDSGVKGRASFDLEDLAAQAGGEWLVLTGCRKGAVRRALAGGGTAAGTGGGTAAGTADGGAAVGGPSDGVRAARAELDRLTALFGRDNVAVEITDTGAPLDSARNDVLAELAAAAALPLVATGAVHCARPADQPLADVLAATRARATLAEIDGWLPTAPAHLRSGAEMAARHHRHPGAVPAAAALAAECAFDLQLVAPDLPPYPVPPEHTEATWLRELTYRGAAERYGPRGAERVPGAYEMIEHELDIITRLHFPGYFLIVHEIVQFCREQRILCQGRGSAANSAVCFALGITAVDAVQHRLLFERFLSPGRSGPPDIDLDIESGRREEVIQHVYARYGREHAAQVANVISYRPRSAVRDAARALGYDVGQQDAWSKSIERWGSLRPADAGRRGAPGRRREGPARDGPGRDEPAPAPAGDLDGIPAPVLDVAEQMLRLPRHLGIHSGGMVLCDRPVIEVCPVEWATMPGRTVLQWDKDDCADAGLVKFDLLGLGMLTALRIAFDAINAAAPAGAAELGLHSLPQEDPAVYDLLCAADTVGVFQVESRAQMATLPRLRPQCFYDIVVEVALIRPGPIQGDSVNPYLNRRRGREAVTYLHPLLEPALAKTLGVPLFQEQLMQIAIDVAGFTPAEADQLRKAMGAKRSEERMAALRGRLLAGMAANGVSAPVAEQIYDKLKAFADFGFPESHAFSFAYLVYASAWLKVHHPEAFYAALLAAQPMGFYSPQSLVADARRHGVAVQRADVNVSAVQATVERVGEAGPADGGAGGGGSADEAAGVAHLVHSHPGLAVRLGLAPVRGVGEQTAERIVAERERGGPFADLPDLARRVDLTAAQLEALATAGALGCFGLERRQALWAAGAVAGEHGTRHTRRRSGPGARTAGTGGRTAGPGARRVEPGARPWRGAGPGEPGPTWYQPPLPGTTVGAAAPELPAMAPVETAVADVWATGVSPSTYPTQFRRAELAAAGVLPVADLGRRPPGERLRVAGVVTHRQRPHTAAGVTFLSLEDETGLLNVVCSAGLWARYRKVARTAAALVVRGVLERADGVTNLVADRIEPLSLAVPATSRDFR
- a CDS encoding AI-2E family transporter; translation: MSDRSGRRLRIDSGRLLGEVSRVGRRARQVWRPTRSQMLDQAVAQPPAAPPTPAAPLTTRGGPRPTVAGRVSVRRMPERTSADSNGDVSRWLRRWGMSAWLFIGIVIAVGLVVFATSRIQAVFIAVFLALVITSVLDPIVTWLSRAMPRPLATALALLGGFAVLGGLLTYVISSVAGQWDFLADRFGQGINTILDFLENGPLPFHFTQAEINDAINGLVNEATTYVQENATDLAGQILNNAGAVALVFTVLALGLFVTIFFLARGAHMWRWFLGQLPARSRERVNTAASAGWYTFSGYARGTMIVASADAVMAFILLTVVGVPLAAPLSVLVFIGAFIPLIGAPLAMIVAAVVALAAEGFIAAIIVTVGVALIGQIEGHILEPLVMGRQVSLHPVVVALGVTAGTFLAGLLGAIVAIPLLAVVWAVYSAMRRYGQPDGEEPGRY
- a CDS encoding CopG family transcriptional regulator, which translates into the protein MRDDGMHRIQLDLDDEEMTLLARAAARIGASRSELIRRAIRIQYGEQTTQTRLAALHASAGTWRDRYFTGADYVDKVRGNLDEPS
- a CDS encoding Type 1 glutamine amidotransferase-like domain-containing protein, whose product is MKLLLTSGGITNTSISDALVDMLGRPIAGSTALCIPTAQWGFPRDATVPAQGYLDGRAWGGMTSLGWKSLGVLELTALPTIGEEQWVPWVQQADVLLVAGGEATYLCHWLRASGLADRLPSLVDTVWVGVSAGSMVMTPRIGDDFVEWTSAPDDRTLGVVDFSIFPHLDVFAENSLAEAERWAASIDGPAYAIDDQSAITVHDGTVEVVSEGRWAVLTS
- a CDS encoding HAD hydrolase-like protein, with protein sequence MLLDLDGTLTDSAAVITTAIAEALATFGYPPPADLLAFVGPPIREGLTRFGGVRPEDLEAVVADYRSRYSARMLAAPLYPGMAELVADLDAAGVPLALATSKMLSMARPILDRHGLTEHFTVVCGATADETRSAKADIVADALAGLRAAGADTSRAVMVGDRHHDVDGATAHGIPAVLVAWGYGGPAEADGARCVVQDAVELAEVLGLG
- a CDS encoding D-hexose-6-phosphate mutarotase; this encodes MPAIRAADLPAAVTLGTGQGGLPVLRVAGRDADAEVYLHGAHVTAWRPAGQDPVLWLSAASRFAPGSAIRGGVPICFPWFGPAPGGRAPSHGFARLATWHLLDATDDGAAVTLVLGLTDADVTDLPGAGEWPHPFTLTYTVTVGAELTLALTVQNTGREPVVLEEALHTYLAVRDVTAVRVEGLDGAAYLDKAAGAGQQRTQHGPVTLTEETDRVYRSTAPTTVVDPAASRAVTVTKDGSASTVVWNPWAAKAAALPDVADGAWRSMVCVETANALDDAVTLDAGASHTMTARYAVAAQ